The Burkholderia pyrrocinia genome includes a region encoding these proteins:
- a CDS encoding cupin domain-containing protein, with translation MSLIDFKSVAAAQAVAWKSTIVGEVGPARIKVLRMDAQPYEAEVHDYNEGLLVLDGKLMLEVETETVVVEAGQMYLALAGKRHAVLPGSHGTLAIIDV, from the coding sequence ATGTCTTTGATCGATTTCAAATCCGTTGCGGCCGCGCAGGCCGTTGCATGGAAATCCACGATCGTCGGCGAAGTCGGGCCGGCCAGGATCAAGGTGTTGCGCATGGATGCGCAGCCGTACGAAGCGGAAGTGCACGACTACAACGAGGGGCTGCTGGTGCTCGACGGCAAGCTGATGCTCGAAGTCGAAACGGAAACGGTCGTGGTCGAGGCCGGGCAGATGTATCTCGCGCTCGCCGGCAAGCGCCACGCGGTGCTGCCCGGCAGCCACGGCACGCTCGCCATCATCGACGTGTAA
- a CDS encoding DUF2957 domain-containing protein, with protein MICIPEWRKAILSCAVLALPFVAGCGGGDDPGPINVPQCSGSACGPSGAITTPPVVTKLCPDALDYTTTYTGGAGSGEYVKVKFDTTRLTYQMQFIDSSVPTSAGQVNNTRAGLTISGAFHHPTNLPTAEQNRCAFVLDSGATSDGAYSVTIKRTDPPMLFVGNGVVGGGIPGATIAFAGLEPFPGVVLGVVPSRTFDFYPFIGFTDTETDFTKVAGNYNELGIHLSPVGGNAQSSTGPVGWQPDVVNWNQTFNADGSCTITAGSDYSCQTTGAPWTLRKNADGSADNVFVSNAVANQFGTVVYPFAGQGSAIVIAAPSQAKGIMIVGKLNGVLVPIVIRVGYTHIDASNLLASVADAEVGISMLSRTTAIAANSLKGGFIGATSASACGVVAPSTATFAIATSGPSFNNNVPHPDLPGSFDGTFFLAQAGSCNDGTAVSTIAANYTSTLFQGGTAAFIDPQTSSVTSQFALDYTQATPGKIKVTATQDFNAKGANGNVAIFSKGDTGWIATAGNVYAMVVNNSKVNPFFTVGAFVQ; from the coding sequence ATGATTTGCATTCCTGAATGGCGGAAAGCGATCCTGTCATGCGCGGTGCTGGCGCTGCCGTTCGTTGCCGGTTGCGGCGGCGGTGATGATCCGGGGCCGATCAACGTGCCGCAGTGTTCGGGCAGCGCATGCGGGCCGAGCGGCGCGATCACGACGCCGCCGGTGGTGACGAAGCTGTGCCCGGACGCGCTCGATTACACGACGACCTACACGGGCGGCGCCGGCAGCGGCGAATATGTGAAGGTGAAGTTCGACACCACCAGGCTGACCTACCAGATGCAGTTCATCGATTCGTCGGTGCCGACGTCGGCAGGGCAGGTCAACAATACGCGCGCGGGCCTGACGATCAGCGGCGCATTCCACCATCCGACCAATCTTCCGACCGCCGAGCAGAATCGCTGCGCGTTCGTGCTCGACAGCGGCGCGACGAGCGACGGCGCGTATTCGGTGACCATCAAGCGTACCGATCCGCCGATGCTGTTCGTCGGCAACGGTGTGGTGGGTGGCGGGATTCCGGGGGCGACGATCGCGTTCGCCGGCCTCGAGCCGTTCCCGGGCGTCGTGCTCGGCGTGGTGCCGTCGCGTACCTTCGATTTCTATCCGTTCATCGGCTTCACCGACACGGAAACCGACTTCACGAAGGTCGCGGGCAACTACAACGAACTCGGCATCCACCTGTCGCCCGTCGGCGGCAACGCACAGAGCAGCACGGGGCCGGTTGGCTGGCAACCCGATGTCGTCAACTGGAACCAGACGTTCAACGCCGACGGCTCGTGCACCATCACGGCAGGCAGCGACTACTCGTGCCAGACCACCGGGGCGCCGTGGACGTTGCGCAAGAACGCGGATGGATCGGCCGACAACGTGTTCGTGAGCAACGCGGTGGCGAATCAGTTCGGCACGGTCGTGTATCCGTTCGCGGGGCAGGGCTCGGCGATCGTGATTGCGGCGCCCAGCCAGGCGAAGGGCATCATGATTGTCGGCAAGCTGAACGGCGTGCTGGTACCGATCGTGATTCGCGTGGGCTATACGCATATCGATGCGAGCAACCTTCTCGCGTCGGTCGCCGATGCCGAAGTGGGGATCTCGATGCTTTCGCGGACCACCGCCATCGCGGCAAATTCGCTGAAAGGCGGCTTCATCGGCGCAACGAGCGCATCCGCGTGCGGTGTCGTGGCACCCAGCACCGCAACGTTCGCGATCGCGACTTCGGGCCCGAGCTTCAACAACAACGTGCCGCATCCGGATCTGCCCGGCAGCTTCGACGGCACCTTCTTCCTGGCGCAGGCGGGCAGTTGCAACGACGGCACCGCGGTATCGACGATCGCCGCGAACTACACGTCGACGCTGTTCCAGGGCGGCACTGCAGCGTTCATCGATCCGCAGACGTCGTCGGTGACCTCGCAGTTCGCGCTCGACTACACGCAGGCCACGCCCGGCAAGATCAAGGTCACGGCCACGCAAGATTTCAACGCGAAGGGGGCGAACGGCAATGTGGCGATCTTCAGCAAGGGCGATACGGGCTGGATCGCGACGGCCGGCAATGTCTACGCGATGGTCGTCAACAACAGCAAGGTCAACCCGTTCTTCACGGTCGGCGCGTTCGTCCAGTAA
- a CDS encoding DUF2957 domain-containing protein, with protein sequence MNVKQWMAAASLVPVLAACGGDGDPPPAPVVRLCPQTIDYNTVFIGGSGSGELVKVQLDTTKMTYRMTYLASPVPTTTGTVQPTRDTAPANVVDGTLADETGLPTVKLNQCTFRMQNASLDPSRPARLFLGEGVLGGAIPGATIQFDGVIGVGKIPKTTFPYYPFISFSSLETDLTKIAGTYNQLGYHQVPSQSFQPVALDQKVTINADGSYVETDNFGKKNGGQPLASSATVNQPFTLRPDAPAFQSLNYQPQIPPTLAALDPAKAGKGMLIVGKLRNQLVPIFIRTGAANADLTQGPPSADDESGISFLSPQTAIAQGSQNGEYTGVDSAFNYRATALVGAQATLLDPFNASQAALTRALNLDYTQKVPGVVTTVHADAASGPATGKFVFSGGVFGFLDMNDTSNPYFTVGAFVQ encoded by the coding sequence ATGAATGTGAAGCAATGGATGGCCGCGGCCTCGCTCGTGCCCGTGCTGGCCGCGTGCGGCGGCGACGGCGACCCGCCGCCCGCACCGGTGGTCCGGCTGTGCCCGCAGACGATCGACTACAACACGGTGTTCATCGGCGGGTCGGGGTCGGGCGAGCTCGTGAAAGTGCAGCTCGACACGACGAAGATGACGTACCGGATGACCTACCTCGCGTCGCCGGTGCCGACCACCACGGGCACTGTGCAGCCGACGCGCGACACGGCGCCCGCCAATGTGGTCGACGGTACGCTGGCCGATGAAACGGGCCTGCCGACGGTGAAGCTGAACCAGTGCACGTTCCGGATGCAGAACGCGAGTCTCGACCCGAGCCGGCCCGCGCGGCTGTTCCTCGGCGAAGGCGTGCTGGGCGGCGCGATTCCCGGCGCGACGATCCAGTTCGACGGCGTGATCGGCGTCGGCAAGATCCCGAAGACGACGTTCCCGTACTACCCGTTCATCAGCTTCTCGTCGCTGGAAACCGACCTGACGAAGATCGCCGGCACGTACAACCAGCTCGGCTATCACCAGGTGCCGTCGCAGAGCTTCCAGCCGGTGGCGCTCGACCAGAAGGTGACGATCAACGCGGATGGAAGCTACGTCGAGACCGACAACTTCGGCAAGAAGAACGGCGGCCAGCCGCTCGCGTCGAGCGCGACCGTGAACCAGCCGTTCACGCTGCGCCCCGATGCGCCGGCGTTCCAGTCGCTCAACTACCAGCCGCAGATTCCGCCCACGCTCGCCGCGCTCGATCCGGCGAAGGCCGGCAAGGGGATGCTGATCGTCGGCAAGCTGCGCAACCAGCTCGTGCCGATCTTCATCCGCACCGGCGCGGCGAACGCGGACCTCACGCAAGGCCCGCCGAGCGCGGACGACGAATCGGGCATCTCGTTCCTGAGCCCGCAGACGGCGATCGCGCAAGGCTCACAGAACGGCGAGTACACAGGGGTCGACAGCGCGTTCAACTATCGCGCGACCGCGCTCGTCGGCGCGCAGGCCACGCTGCTCGATCCGTTCAATGCGTCGCAGGCCGCGCTTACGCGTGCCCTGAACCTCGACTACACGCAGAAGGTGCCGGGCGTCGTGACGACCGTGCACGCGGATGCGGCGTCGGGGCCGGCGACCGGCAAGTTCGTGTTCAGCGGCGGCGTGTTCGGGTTCCTCGACATGAACGATACGAGCAATCCGTACTTCACGGTCGGCGCGTTCGTGCAGTGA
- a CDS encoding OmpW/AlkL family protein, which translates to MKKLIVAGVVAGMSTLASAQQAGDNVATLGWLHIMPQDSTNGLTTNLASMPINGPLRLPGSFTSPGTSLTVNNADTVGLTLTHFFTDHIAVTSVLGVPPEFTLTGHGVIRPPGPAGALGTVDMDKSSNQPAVKNARQWSPTIILQYYFNAPTAKFRPFVGIGVAYSWFSNIELNGNFAKDINENLGSVLAAGAGKPGPTSVEGKASSSFTPVYNVGASYAIDKHWGLTATLTYMPLKTYSSLVIKAADGSTLATTRTRLKADPLITFVGISYKF; encoded by the coding sequence ATGAAGAAGCTGATTGTCGCGGGTGTCGTCGCAGGCATGTCGACGCTCGCATCGGCCCAGCAGGCGGGCGACAACGTCGCGACGCTCGGGTGGCTGCACATCATGCCGCAGGATTCGACCAACGGGCTGACGACGAATCTCGCGAGCATGCCGATCAACGGGCCGCTGCGCCTGCCCGGGTCGTTCACGTCGCCGGGCACGAGCCTGACGGTCAACAACGCCGATACGGTCGGCCTCACGCTCACGCACTTCTTCACGGACCACATCGCGGTGACGTCGGTGCTCGGCGTGCCGCCCGAGTTCACGCTGACCGGGCACGGCGTGATCCGGCCGCCGGGCCCGGCCGGCGCGCTCGGCACCGTCGACATGGACAAGTCGTCGAACCAGCCGGCCGTGAAGAACGCGCGGCAGTGGAGCCCCACGATCATCCTGCAGTACTACTTCAATGCACCGACGGCGAAGTTCCGCCCGTTCGTCGGGATCGGCGTGGCCTATAGCTGGTTCAGCAACATCGAGCTGAACGGCAACTTCGCGAAGGACATCAACGAGAACCTCGGCAGCGTGCTCGCGGCCGGCGCCGGCAAGCCGGGGCCGACGTCGGTGGAGGGCAAGGCGTCGTCGTCGTTCACGCCGGTCTACAACGTCGGCGCGAGCTACGCGATCGACAAGCACTGGGGGCTGACGGCGACGCTGACATACATGCCGCTGAAGACCTACTCGTCGCTGGTGATCAAGGCGGCCGACGGTTCGACGCTCGCGACCACGCGCACGCGGCTGAAGGCCGATCCGCTGATCACGTTCGTCGGGATTTCCTACAAGTTTTGA
- a CDS encoding activator protein — protein MSIRKIVSLVAAVAFTAVSAAPAFAVTVSRADGQAMNPNGEPFSATGLTVLAKGAINASCNATFNGTISATGIVNITSTTFTGGATCGLISGSASSASPWTGQADSTTQLSINNVKVNVTLLGTCGPSKVVTAWSDPNSSLTFNNTVLTPDCTVAGTVVTSPKFHVQ, from the coding sequence ATGAGCATTCGCAAAATCGTATCGCTTGTTGCTGCAGTGGCTTTCACCGCGGTTTCGGCCGCGCCCGCGTTTGCCGTTACCGTATCGCGTGCCGACGGGCAAGCCATGAATCCGAACGGGGAGCCGTTCTCCGCGACGGGGCTCACGGTCCTGGCCAAGGGGGCGATCAACGCGAGCTGCAACGCGACGTTCAACGGCACGATCTCCGCGACGGGTATCGTCAACATCACGTCGACGACGTTCACGGGCGGCGCAACGTGCGGCCTGATCAGCGGCAGTGCGAGCAGCGCGTCGCCGTGGACCGGGCAGGCCGACAGCACGACGCAGCTGTCGATCAACAACGTGAAGGTGAATGTCACGCTGCTCGGCACCTGCGGGCCGAGCAAGGTCGTGACGGCGTGGAGCGACCCGAACTCGTCGCTGACGTTTAACAATACGGTGCTGACGCCTGACTGCACGGTGGCCGGCACGGTCGTGACGTCGCCGAAGTTCCACGTGCAGTAA
- a CDS encoding MGDG synthase family glycosyltransferase — MSKQSKKILLLSVSAGAGHTRAAEAIRAFADSHPAGIEATHLDVMDFVSTGFRKLYTDFYIKLVSSQPALWGYLYQKTDEVDPGAPSQKIRRAIERLNCRQLLAEIERQRPDAIICTHFLPAELLSREIRKGRVDTPVWVQVTDFDLHSMWVVPNMRGYFAANDEIAWRMHARGMAPETVHVSGIPIMPAFGQPLDRVACAAEFGLDPARPTFLMMSGGAGLGGLDVLATRLLEMDADFQLIALAGKNQAMLASLQALAARHPGRLFPQGFTQQVERLMACADLVITKPGGLTTSECLAMQLPMIVNSPIPGQEERNADFLLEQGVALKAIDDDALVYRIRALLQTPERLADMRRRLAPLGRPLAGRFVLDRVLGMEPAA; from the coding sequence ATGTCAAAGCAAAGCAAGAAAATCCTTCTTCTTAGCGTCAGCGCAGGCGCCGGTCATACCCGCGCGGCCGAAGCGATCCGCGCATTCGCAGACAGCCATCCGGCCGGCATCGAAGCCACGCACCTGGACGTGATGGATTTCGTTTCCACCGGCTTCCGCAAGCTGTACACCGATTTCTACATCAAGCTCGTCAGCAGCCAGCCGGCGCTTTGGGGCTACCTGTACCAGAAGACCGACGAGGTCGATCCCGGCGCGCCGTCGCAGAAGATCCGGCGCGCGATCGAGCGGCTCAATTGCCGGCAGTTGCTCGCGGAAATCGAACGGCAGCGCCCCGACGCGATCATCTGCACGCACTTCCTGCCCGCCGAACTGCTGTCACGCGAGATTCGCAAGGGGCGCGTCGACACGCCGGTGTGGGTGCAGGTCACCGATTTCGACCTGCACAGCATGTGGGTCGTGCCCAACATGCGCGGCTACTTCGCGGCCAACGACGAGATCGCGTGGCGCATGCACGCGCGCGGCATGGCGCCCGAAACGGTGCACGTCAGCGGCATCCCGATCATGCCGGCGTTCGGCCAGCCCCTCGATCGCGTGGCCTGCGCGGCCGAATTCGGCCTCGATCCCGCGCGACCGACGTTCCTGATGATGTCCGGCGGCGCCGGCCTCGGCGGGCTCGATGTGCTGGCGACGCGTCTGCTGGAGATGGATGCCGATTTCCAGCTGATCGCGCTGGCCGGCAAGAACCAGGCGATGCTGGCGTCGTTGCAGGCGCTTGCCGCGCGGCATCCCGGCCGGCTCTTTCCGCAGGGCTTCACGCAACAGGTCGAACGCCTGATGGCCTGCGCCGACCTCGTCATCACGAAGCCGGGCGGCCTGACGACTTCCGAATGTCTCGCGATGCAGTTGCCGATGATCGTCAACTCGCCGATTCCGGGCCAGGAAGAGCGCAATGCGGATTTCCTGCTCGAACAGGGCGTGGCGCTGAAGGCCATCGACGACGATGCGCTCGTCTACCGGATCCGCGCGTTGCTGCAGACGCCGGAGCGCCTGGCCGACATGCGCCGCCGCCTGGCTCCGCTCGGGCGGCCGCTGGCCGGACGCTTCGTGCTGGACCGCGTGCTGGGTATGGAGCCTGCCGCATGA
- a CDS encoding dual specificity protein phosphatase family protein, with protein sequence MKIAFIAAIAVTLAGLVQPAHADPVAGVSARPIQWAQSIADARVNNLHRITPTLYRSAQLSREDLPELQKLGIRKVISFRAFHADDSILAGTQITMQRIRINTWYIRDEDMVTALKALRTADQDGPVLIHCQHGADRTGLVSALYRMVYQGWTREQALDELQHGGYGFHPIWQNITNYLKHVDVERLRQAVNNG encoded by the coding sequence ATGAAAATCGCCTTCATTGCCGCGATCGCCGTCACGCTCGCCGGGCTCGTGCAGCCGGCCCATGCGGACCCGGTCGCCGGTGTTTCCGCCCGCCCGATCCAATGGGCGCAAAGCATTGCCGATGCGCGCGTGAACAACCTGCATCGCATCACGCCGACGTTGTACCGCAGTGCGCAGCTCTCGCGCGAAGACCTGCCGGAATTGCAGAAGCTCGGCATCCGCAAGGTCATCAGCTTTCGCGCGTTTCACGCGGACGACAGCATCCTGGCCGGCACGCAGATCACGATGCAGCGCATCCGGATCAACACCTGGTACATCCGCGACGAAGACATGGTCACCGCGCTGAAGGCGCTGCGGACCGCCGACCAGGACGGCCCGGTGCTGATCCACTGCCAGCACGGCGCCGATCGCACCGGCCTGGTCTCCGCGCTGTACCGGATGGTGTACCAGGGCTGGACGCGCGAGCAGGCGCTCGACGAGTTGCAGCACGGCGGCTACGGGTTCCATCCGATCTGGCAGAACATCACGAATTACCTGAAGCACGTTGACGTCGAGCGTTTGAGGCAAGCGGTCAACAACGGCTGA
- a CDS encoding type VI secretion system Vgr family protein, with translation MAPSSVLVDASARAGIDIHQFYRLDMPQAKSAALADIFAFEGSRGMGEPTKYTIRFTHPVHDLSRSEYLNRPCTFVIQPPPRDRWSAPESPRRVHGIVTRFSQSGSNCDQSTYEVVLESRLALLRGTRRCRFFLDMSEPEIIRQILKEHEFNRIFASFEFTLYRAYRKHAFVMQWGEDDLAFVTRLCRRTGIWFVCDAGEKFEHLRFADDFTHYRHDAALTVPYREHSGLLADGRESVHSLEMRAATVPKRHTVRSYHTERRPAGPVEASNDIHEDRTAYGEDYVWGTSYLTEDDAKREALLRHEAALAEQVAYRGTCDLLDLAPGTVLKLTNRALPDAKHGLLAVRVTCRASRKNGYQVDFDAIPSDRLYRLALKEETWPRVEGVITGTVASSGGWRDPYLDAEGRYVVHIHADKDKRTAGLESCPMRLAKPFAGAGQAGFHFGLVEGTVVTVGFLWGNPDLPYISQVLHTAEDADPIVAGQPWGTRNTIRTRSNNTLQMDDREGKEHIKVSTERGKTQLNLGYAVDRDSKKRGEGFELRTDRQGHVRAGGGVLVSADMQEKARGEQGDMRPATNQLQITQAQARGLADAAAVAKAEIADLRAESAWLKDELSGLKKAVIALSAPNGIGMATPDRVMVSAGKDVSIATSARFNVNAVKNVAIAAGEVLSLFAHKLGIKLYAARGKVQIQAQSDAMEIVAQKDVRITSADGTATLNAANGVVLSGGGSAYVKVQGDNVEIGGAGGLILKIIEIQKEGPGALSLPLPKFGQVEVPNDEHFILTDSITGRPISNRPYRIQLADGQTVDGVTNEQGETSLSRQDVARGMKLLLQKHKEA, from the coding sequence TTGGCCCCGAGCAGCGTCCTTGTCGATGCATCCGCACGTGCGGGTATCGACATCCATCAGTTCTACCGCCTTGACATGCCTCAGGCGAAGAGCGCCGCGCTAGCGGATATCTTTGCCTTCGAGGGTTCGCGCGGGATGGGCGAACCGACGAAGTACACGATTCGGTTCACCCATCCCGTACACGATCTGTCGCGCAGCGAGTACCTGAACAGGCCGTGCACGTTCGTCATCCAGCCGCCGCCTCGCGATCGCTGGAGCGCGCCGGAATCGCCGCGGCGGGTCCATGGCATCGTGACGCGGTTTTCACAGTCGGGTAGCAACTGCGACCAGTCCACCTATGAAGTCGTGCTGGAGTCGCGTCTTGCGCTGCTGCGCGGTACGCGTCGCTGCCGGTTCTTCCTGGACATGAGCGAGCCGGAGATCATTCGGCAGATCCTGAAGGAACACGAGTTCAACCGGATCTTCGCGAGCTTCGAGTTCACGCTGTATCGCGCGTACCGCAAGCATGCGTTCGTGATGCAATGGGGTGAGGACGATCTTGCGTTCGTCACCCGGCTTTGTCGTCGGACGGGGATCTGGTTCGTATGCGACGCCGGCGAGAAATTCGAACACCTGCGGTTCGCCGACGACTTCACGCATTACCGTCATGACGCGGCACTGACGGTTCCATATCGCGAGCACAGCGGGCTGCTGGCCGATGGCCGCGAATCGGTCCATTCGCTGGAGATGCGCGCGGCAACCGTGCCGAAGCGCCACACCGTGCGCAGCTATCACACGGAGCGGCGACCGGCCGGGCCGGTGGAGGCGTCGAACGACATCCACGAAGACCGGACTGCCTATGGCGAAGACTACGTGTGGGGTACGTCATACCTGACCGAAGACGACGCAAAGCGGGAGGCGCTGCTGCGGCACGAAGCCGCGCTGGCGGAGCAGGTCGCGTATCGCGGCACATGCGACCTGCTTGATCTCGCTCCGGGCACGGTGCTGAAGCTGACCAATCGCGCGCTGCCGGACGCGAAGCATGGGTTGCTGGCCGTGCGGGTGACGTGCCGGGCATCGCGCAAGAACGGGTATCAGGTCGATTTTGACGCGATTCCGTCCGATCGTCTCTACCGGCTCGCACTCAAGGAAGAGACGTGGCCGCGAGTCGAGGGTGTCATCACTGGGACGGTGGCCTCGTCCGGAGGCTGGCGAGATCCATATCTGGATGCTGAAGGCCGCTACGTCGTCCATATCCATGCCGACAAGGACAAACGCACGGCGGGGCTCGAAAGCTGTCCGATGCGGTTGGCGAAGCCGTTCGCGGGCGCGGGGCAGGCCGGGTTTCACTTCGGGCTGGTCGAGGGGACGGTCGTGACGGTGGGGTTTCTGTGGGGCAATCCCGATTTGCCGTACATCAGCCAGGTGCTGCACACGGCTGAAGACGCCGACCCGATCGTTGCGGGCCAACCGTGGGGGACGCGCAATACGATCCGGACTCGATCGAACAATACGCTGCAAATGGACGACCGGGAGGGCAAGGAGCATATCAAGGTCTCGACCGAGCGCGGCAAGACGCAGCTCAACCTCGGCTATGCCGTTGATCGCGACAGCAAGAAGCGCGGCGAAGGGTTCGAACTCCGTACGGACAGGCAGGGCCACGTGCGTGCGGGCGGGGGCGTGCTGGTGTCGGCGGACATGCAGGAGAAGGCGCGCGGGGAACAGGGCGACATGCGGCCAGCAACGAATCAGCTGCAGATCACGCAGGCGCAAGCCAGGGGGCTGGCGGACGCTGCTGCGGTGGCGAAGGCGGAGATCGCGGATCTGCGAGCGGAGAGCGCGTGGTTGAAGGATGAACTGTCTGGGCTGAAGAAGGCGGTCATCGCGCTGTCGGCACCGAACGGCATCGGCATGGCCACGCCAGACCGGGTGATGGTGTCGGCCGGCAAGGACGTAAGCATTGCTACGTCGGCCAGATTCAACGTGAATGCGGTGAAGAATGTCGCGATTGCGGCGGGTGAAGTGTTGTCGCTGTTTGCGCACAAGCTCGGCATCAAGCTGTACGCGGCACGTGGCAAGGTTCAGATTCAGGCGCAGTCGGATGCGATGGAGATCGTTGCGCAGAAGGACGTACGAATCACCAGCGCTGACGGTACCGCGACGCTCAATGCAGCCAACGGCGTCGTTCTGAGCGGCGGCGGGTCGGCCTACGTCAAGGTGCAAGGCGACAACGTAGAGATTGGCGGCGCAGGTGGCTTGATCCTGAAGATCATCGAGATTCAGAAGGAGGGGCCGGGGGCGCTGTCGCTGCCGTTGCCGAAATTCGGTCAGGTGGAAGTCCCGAACGACGAGCACTTCATTCTGACTGACAGCATCACGGGTCGCCCGATTTCGAACCGACCGTATCGAATCCAGCTTGCCGACGGGCAGACGGTGGACGGGGTGACCAACGAGCAGGGCGAGACTTCGCTAAGCCGGCAGGATGTTGCGCGGGGCATGAAGCTGCTACTCCAGAAACACAAGGAGGCCTGA
- a CDS encoding effector protein Tle3 domain-containing protein produces the protein MDDQINSSSEEDMTDDTGAPTPYRLPTATRIVPMQRDHLGQPYWESYHTPTSFEVRAECRIPPHMPGVIIFVHGVNSTGEWYDEAEEALCEGLNERLRRSESSKLKANVYISSDPATGRGVPRQIDSTQPGHSPVIRFFWGYSAVPGTERSWRIPLRNRDDSDFWASHCANDNGPWLSNDVPAGPWFWGGGPFQNGTNNLLQLWSKVGFERHIRGFDMERLNTEADRQLQDSPPRTYYAHAAQRLAKLIDTIREKCPRDTVTVMSHSQGTMIAMAATALCTTRAPDALFVMNSPYALDDKITDALACGADRQTAEARVNTFRNLALRIKRDKRVMNETQIRQLQCGASEDMDFWRPDNKSRSGVHERDNHGRLYVYFTPHDRVMGATPLKSIGWQGIDDKLLAELGDTVKQRMLARGTPVGDEPGMKKFGTLPPIPGSKLVFGAKPTDFWNGNRNIFTPILTLWAVPHPDKTVSVNAEQVPMPITAEEMEAFENSRKGADAMGKWVPDPNDPDTGSYADEDYRFMRSVYQPTRDIVTENIYTSGRTIRRENQDEMLERLDTYNAEPTNHSTLPKNREFMRRVVAYDLPIGFCDAYERKSLWTSLMKQADWTLGGDAYFSTGKLDIVTKPSIIDWNTVDEEQSRAEGKRLAQQQYGGSS, from the coding sequence ATGGACGACCAGATCAATTCATCGTCCGAGGAGGACATGACCGACGACACGGGTGCGCCGACGCCTTATCGGCTTCCCACCGCGACGCGGATCGTGCCGATGCAGCGTGATCACCTGGGGCAGCCTTATTGGGAGTCGTATCACACCCCGACCAGCTTCGAGGTACGTGCTGAATGCCGTATTCCGCCGCATATGCCGGGCGTCATCATTTTCGTGCACGGCGTCAATTCGACGGGGGAGTGGTATGACGAGGCGGAAGAGGCGCTGTGTGAAGGTTTGAACGAGCGCCTACGTCGATCAGAAAGTAGCAAGCTGAAAGCTAACGTATACATATCTTCAGATCCTGCTACAGGTCGTGGAGTTCCTCGCCAGATTGATTCAACTCAGCCTGGGCATTCACCGGTCATCCGCTTTTTCTGGGGCTACAGCGCGGTTCCTGGCACCGAACGCAGTTGGCGCATTCCATTGCGTAATCGGGACGATTCCGATTTCTGGGCCTCCCACTGCGCCAATGACAACGGTCCGTGGTTAAGCAATGATGTTCCGGCTGGACCTTGGTTCTGGGGTGGTGGCCCGTTCCAGAACGGCACCAATAACCTTCTGCAATTGTGGAGCAAGGTTGGCTTCGAGCGGCATATCCGCGGTTTCGATATGGAGAGATTGAATACCGAGGCGGATCGTCAGCTTCAGGATTCGCCGCCGCGTACCTACTATGCGCACGCGGCCCAAAGGTTGGCGAAACTGATCGACACGATTCGCGAAAAGTGCCCGCGAGACACGGTGACAGTCATGTCGCACAGCCAGGGCACCATGATTGCGATGGCGGCTACCGCGCTATGTACGACGCGCGCACCCGACGCGCTGTTCGTGATGAATTCGCCGTACGCGCTTGACGACAAGATAACCGATGCACTGGCCTGCGGCGCCGATCGTCAGACTGCGGAGGCTCGCGTCAACACATTCCGGAATCTTGCGCTGCGGATCAAGCGGGACAAACGTGTCATGAACGAGACACAGATACGACAGCTTCAGTGCGGTGCGTCCGAGGATATGGATTTCTGGCGGCCGGACAACAAAAGCCGATCTGGCGTACACGAGCGTGACAATCACGGGCGGCTATACGTGTACTTTACGCCGCATGACCGGGTGATGGGCGCTACACCGCTGAAAAGCATCGGCTGGCAGGGGATAGACGACAAACTGCTTGCCGAGTTAGGCGATACGGTCAAGCAGCGCATGCTGGCGCGCGGCACACCAGTCGGCGATGAGCCGGGCATGAAGAAATTCGGGACACTGCCCCCGATACCTGGAAGTAAGCTCGTTTTCGGTGCCAAGCCGACGGATTTCTGGAATGGCAACCGGAATATCTTTACCCCGATTTTGACACTTTGGGCCGTTCCTCATCCTGATAAAACGGTCAGTGTCAACGCCGAACAGGTACCGATGCCAATCACTGCGGAAGAGATGGAGGCTTTCGAAAATTCACGCAAAGGTGCCGATGCGATGGGTAAGTGGGTTCCCGATCCGAACGATCCGGACACGGGGAGTTATGCAGATGAGGACTATCGCTTCATGCGTTCGGTTTATCAACCGACGCGCGATATCGTCACGGAGAACATATACACGTCTGGGCGTACGATTCGACGCGAAAACCAAGACGAAATGCTTGAACGGCTTGATACCTACAATGCCGAGCCGACCAACCACAGTACTTTACCTAAGAATCGGGAATTCATGCGCCGTGTAGTGGCTTACGATCTCCCGATTGGCTTTTGCGATGCTTACGAGAGGAAGTCGCTGTGGACGTCGTTGATGAAGCAGGCTGACTGGACGTTGGGTGGCGACGCGTACTTTTCGACCGGTAAGTTGGACATTGTCACCAAGCCATCAATCATCGATTGGAACACGGTGGATGAGGAGCAAAGCAGGGCGGAAGGCAAGCGCCTTGCTCAACAGCAGTACGGAGGGTCGTCATGA